The Piliocolobus tephrosceles isolate RC106 chromosome 10, ASM277652v3, whole genome shotgun sequence nucleotide sequence TGGGCCCCCACATTCCCTTCCAGGGGCAGAGGAGAAACAGGAAGGTGAGCAAATAGTCAGCCAAGACCACCATGCTCCTTGTCCcctgccaaaaaacaaacaaacaaaaaaacgtaGCTGAGGAAAGACGGTGAAGAGTTGGCCCACCCTTTCTCCAGCCATCTGCAGAGAGGGGTTGGTGCAGAGAAAACCTCTGCTTTTCTGCCCACCTGACAAGGACAGTGTGAGCCTAGAATGGAATGGGCAGAGAAATAAGGGCAGTGAGTCTGACATCTTTCCTCTTACCCTTATCACTAGGGCACAGCTGGCACGGCCCATGCTTCAGAGGGCCTTGCTCCTGGTAAGAGATGAACTGAGACTGGCAGGGTCCCAGGGCTCCCTAAGCCTAGATACGTCTAGACCAGAGCTGACCATGGGCCTgcaaaaaggaagggaaaaaaaaagaaaggacagttGCTCTCTCCTCTCATCCCTCTGGGCTCTAGTGGGAGAGAGATCTACATGCCCTGTTTAGGCTAAAGCTGGAAATGGTTTTTCCCAGCCTTGAGCTGACCCTTGGTGACCCTTCAGGAAACGAAGTCAAAGACCTTGGGGGCAAAGTGCAGTACTGGAGGCACCAGGGACCTACAGAGCTAGTGCCCATAGTGGCACAAGTAGAAAGATCCAGCCTTAAGAGCTGGGGCGGACATGGTTGAGGGCAACACAGCCCTCTCCTGGGCCCTTGGCCAATTCCAGGTCCACTGGTTGGACTTAGGACTCTGAGGGCTGAAGTGCTTCTGCCTCCAAGAGGGTCTCAGTGGGGGCCTGGAGCCCGAGGGGGACCACTGGGTGGCGCAGCACTCCTGGCTTGGTGGCGAACAACCATAGGCTGGCAGTGGAGGCCTGTAGGGGAAGACAGAGACCTGTGAACAGGATGGTAGGCCGAGCCAGGACAGTGGCCTCAAGAGCAGCCCCACAGATAGGGCCAGGGAGGAGCCAGCGGTGAGGCAGATAAATAGGAGGCTTAGAGGCTTGAGGGGTACCCAGCTGGGGAGATTGCTGGGCTTTGCATTTCAGTGGATCAGGTTGGGGGTGACTAGAGGCCACTGGGCAGTGGACAGAGACAAGGTAGATGCATTCAGAAAGAGCCAGAAGGAAAAGACCCCAGGCTGACTGGACATCAGGAAACAGATCAAGGGACATCTGATACCTCCTGGTCAGAAGCTACTACCAGAGCTCTTGTAAGAGAACCGAACCCTAGGGAAAGGTTCCTTAGGCCTGGGAATGGACCCTCAACCTCAGCCTCAAAGATCAGAACTGTAGGCCTGGTCCTGCCTGCTCTGGCCTGTCCTCAACACTGGCCTGGCGACTCCCTACCCACTGGGGTCTTAGTAGAAGCCAGGACAGCATTAGTGGGAGAGAGACCACTTCCCTGAGGACACATGCAGGGGATATGCCACACTTCTCAGAGCATGGGGCATGCAAGAAGTATGTGTCCCCATCGCTGGGAGGCTGCCAGAGGGTGATTGCAAATCATGCAGGAAAGGAGGTGCCTGTGGTCTCCAGCAGGAATCCTGGGAGATGGGCATGCAGAGGGGGCAGCTGCGGTGCCCAGTACCTGTCGGGCCCCAGCCTTGGGGGCTAACAGTTTGACTCATCATGGTGGGCTGCATCACAGAAGAAGCGTGAGCCCCGCTTGGCAGTACGGGCCGTGAAAGGGACACTCTTCAGCACTGTGGCCCAGGAGAGAGACACAGTGGTCAGGCctcatgggggggggggggggggggggcgcccaAAGGAGTTAGGTTGACTTTGGGAGCTGGGTGCAATGGCCAGGCCCCAGGGAGTGAAAAAGGACCCCACCTGTGATGATGTCCTCGATGGTACCATCCTTCCCCTCATAAACAGGCCGGTGTTCCTTGGCCTGGCGCCGCCTCAACTCTGCTATTAACTCCTGCTGTTGCCACTTGTTCCGCTGGGATGGGGTCTAGGGCCAAGAATGTGGAGGGGGAAGGAAGTCATCACTGACCTAATGTGGGACTGGTTCCTGCCCCAAGGTGCAGTCTGAGGATGCCACTGCTTGTGCCCTGCTAGGAATCCCCAAAggccctccctccatccctctggATGCCAGTCCACTGGCCCTCTGGGTGGTCTGTCCACTCCAAGTTTTCATCTCCCCTAGCCTTCTGACCCCCAGCCCCCACTCTTTTGTCTTGTCGTCTTCTAGGCCCCAGCTCTTGgtcccacccaccttggcatccagTTTCTTGGCTTCCTGAGCCAGCTGCTTCTCCCGCATTACCTCCTCCTGTTTCTTGCGGGCTTCATTCTCTTGTTCTGCTTCCTAAGAGCCATGGAAGATGGGTGGGGGCTAGGGGTGAGGCTCACAGGCTGTGAGGGGAGGGGCTGACGCTGAGGTGGAGAGTGGGTGGCAGTGGGACCCGCTAACTCCAGGTGGCCACCCTCTGGAGGGGCACTTCCTGCCCCAAACAATGACAGGAAGGTCCTGGGCCCCACCCTGCCCACCAGTTCACAGCTAAGAGGCCTGTCGCCAGCTTGCATCGCTCCCTTCCCAGGACTGAAAGGAGGAGTCGGAAAAGGCCCATACTTTAAGCCCAGGCTTCTCTCCCCCAGCCAGTTTTCTTTCAACCAAACTTCTTAAAAAGCTCTCTGCAGCTTACCTTGTAAGAACGAATGAATCGGACAAATACTGGGAAGAATACAGAAGGAGGTGTAGTCTTGGGACTCTCACCAAAGTAGCGCACAACTGCATTGTAGGCctcctggggaaggggtgggcaGAACGAGTCACTCTGGTGGGAAGGGGCAGCCCAGCTCCCACACCATGGACGAGTGGCCTGCGGAAAGCAGAGCACAGGGCCAAAGGGAGGAAAACCAACCACCCAGGCCCCTGTGAGCTGGAGAGAACCTGGGGCTCCCAAAGCTCCCGAGTACCAGTCTCCAGAGGCAGCTGCCTGCCACTCCCAAAGCGCACTCTCCCCCCTACATACAGCCAGCCAGctgcttgatttaaaaaaaaaaaaaatagaactaggGCCACCTAGAGGGGCCTGGAGCCTTGGCCCTGGTTGCTCCCACCCGCCTGCACCCTGTGCTTGCCTCAGCCGTCTTGGCGTCCCGCTGGAGCTTGTCTAGTTTGCCTTCATTGGTACTGAGGAAGTTCCGGAGGACGCTGTTGTCATGGATGCTGCACTCACGCCGAATCAGCTCCATGCCCCGGCCCAGCTCCTTCACGTCCAGCAGCACGTTCTCCAGGGACACTGGTCACCAAAAGCCTGGCTGAGGATGCATAGGGCCTGGCACGCCCACCTCCCAGCCTAGAGCTATATCAAACTCTGGCCCTCCCCCTCAGCATGGGCTCACTCAGGTTCACATATCTGTATGGACATAAGGAAGTACATACCAAGCTAGCTCATCCCTCACAGGGggagggaatggaatggaaactGAGCTTGTGGCCCCAAAGAACACAGTAGCAAACAAAAGCAGGCAAGCCACAGAGACTGCTGGTCTCCACAATGAAACTGCCTCAGGCCTGCCCTAGTGTTCATGGGTGGGGCAGAAATAACAGCTACCTCACGTCTATAGAGGGctttatgactttttttctaaGCACTTCACATACATCATACACAAACGCAAGATCTCTGGGGCCAGCTTGAGGGAGTTGGGAGTAAAGAGTCAGTGCTCCCCTTCCTGttcctgctcctgctcccactGTACCTAGCTGGGAAGAGCTGGGATGGGCCAGGCCTGGCGCCTGGAGGAAGGCTCCCTCTGGAGTGGCCCCTGCTTAAGGCTCCAGCGGAAAGCTTTGAAGTGGTCAGAAAGAAGATAACAAAAGCCAGAAACAAATGGACCCAAGTGTTCCCTCTCCTCATAGCTTCCTGGGATTGTCCTGGGCTGGATGTGAGGGCAGGCCCACCCAGCCAGGCTCTCCTCACCTGCTGCAGCCTTCTCAACAAAGTGCAGCTCATGCCAGAAGTTAGCCAGGTCTgggtatttctccttcactgtcAAGGCGATGAAATGAAGCAGTGTCATCTTCCGGTCAGTGGACTTGGTATCCAACAGCTAGGAGAGGGGGTCACGGCAGTGCATAAAAGCTAAGCACTCTGGCTCCACAACTGCTGCCCGCCAGGCTTCCTGGCCCACACTGCCCTCGCCATCTTACCAGATCCAGGCTCTGGAGCTTGAAGCCATACACAGCTCCCCGCTTGCTGCTGTTCATGTAGTTCCCCAGTGCAAGTATGATCTGTCCAAAGAATGCATGGGAGGCAGGTCAGGCTCAGGTCCTGAgggctcctccttcctctctgtaTAGCCCCAGGCCCCCACCTAGGACCGGAGAACCCCAAGCACCCCTGTTCACAACCTCTTCCCACCTCCAACATCTGCTTCAGCTTCTGTGAAGACTTGACGGAAGCGGACGCCGCAATGATGGCGTTGAGTTGCTGTAGGACAATATGAATACTGAAGTAACCCCAGGCTGAGATGCGGTAAAGACAGGGAGGGGTCAGAAGGACTGGAAGGGCAGGGGAGGTGACTAGCAGATGGAGGGTGGAGGGACAGCTGTCCAGGACCATGAGTTGGGTGGGGGCTGTACCGGTGTGAGCATCTGCAGGTTATCCTGGAAGTTCCCCAGGAAGGCCATGCCAGCCATTCGCTGGGTCAGCCGTTCCACCTTGCTGAAGAGCAGCATGAAGCGGTCCTCAGCCGCCAACTCCTCCAGGGGCTGCCGCTCACGCTCATATTGCCGCAGCAGCTTTACCTCAGCCTCTGTGGGCAGGAAGCGCATCAGGCACTCCACGAAGTCCACAGGTAGTGTCTGCAAGTCAAACCTGTGGAGGAGGAAGGGACCATGTCAGTTCTCACATCTCTCCACGTCTTCCCTCATCCCTTTTATTCTCCAAGCTCCTAGAAGGACTGGACAGGGGACTGTACACAGAACACAGCCAAAGGCAAAGGACCCATTGCCTCATCTGTCACAGCACCAGCAATGATCCTGGGGGAACATTCCATGCTCCTGTTTAATAAGCCCTTTAATGTACTCCCTCTGTACCTAGGGTGAAGTCCAAACACCTGAGTGTGGCTTATGAGGCCCAGCCTGCAAGACTTCTGACCGACTCTACCttctcctgctcctctccctACACTAAAGCCAGATTCAATCTTTAGTACCCAAGGCACTATGCTTCTCCCTCCAGGCCCTGAACTGGACTAACTCGTATCTTTTCTTCGGGTCCCAGTTGAGACACTACCTCCTTTGGGAAGGCTTCCCTCATTCATCACCAAGCTCAGCTACATGAACCTCCATATTCTCCCAAAGCTGCCTGTATACTTCTACCTTCTTGGTGGTATCACTCAGTGTTACTGCACTGTTCCCAACAGACTGAGAGCTCCTTGGGTGAAGGTCTGGGCTGAACTGCCAGCACAGATGCAGTAAATTCTGGCCAAGCCAAGCCAGTGGATGATTAGGGGGATATGAGGGAGTTCTGTCAGATGACCTGGAATCTAGGGAAACCCAGGCTCCTGGGTGGAGAACTGGGTTTCCAACAGACTAGGGACCAGGGCTAGGTCAGTGGGAGCCTCACGTGTGAATGGCCCTGCAGATCTCCTCTGCTGAGCGGCCAGCCTTGCGTAGGGTGATGGCCAGGTTCTTGGCACGATTGGCTTCCAACAGAGTCACCTTGCTGGCAGCTTTTTGCGCTGTCTTGTTCTTGGAGCAGATGAGGTCAAGGGCAGGGCCCTGCGCTTTCGTCTTGAATAATTCTTCAAACTTATCTAGATCCAGGTCCTAGCAGGAATAGATGAGCAGGGAAAATGCTGTAGCCTCATACTAGTGGAGGACCTCCTGACAGCCCACCCAGCGTTGGCCCAGAGCTCTGTCACTCTGGAATATTTCCTGAATACAAACACAAAGTATTGACACAACTAGAAATATATATACGCTCAAGAATGAAGGGTTTGTAGAGCTGAGCCTGGCCTCACCCTGTCTGATGGCTTTTCTAAGACCAGATCTCCTCAAAAGGCAACCAGGTCCCTAGCCCTCAACCTTACCCCTCTGGACCCCAGGCCCTGTTACCTCCAAGATCTTCTCATCATCAAGTTCGCTGAAGACAGTGCCACTGATCTGGTTGGGTTTCAGTGCTGTCCAGTTGAAGACAGGCAGCCGGAACTTGGTCTTGATAGGTTTCTTAATTCGAATGGCTAATTTGGAAGGAGGATCAGTGACACAGGGGCCAAGGACACACACCCCTGGTCCCACCAGCCCTGCCCAGAGCCTTGGGGACACTCACCTGACAGGCCCACTGTCAACACCACAGAGGGTGCAGCACCAGGGAGAGGCGGGGCTGGGGGACACTTGtctggggaaagaagaaaagatacagtGACCCAGGGGTCAAGAGACTCTTCATAGGCTTCCCTCCCCTCTGCCTGACCCACCTTCtctgagagtttaaaaaaaaaaacaactctcagAGAAGGAGCCTACATGAACTCTGCTCAAGCTGCTCCCAGAAGTTCTAACTCTGGCAGGGCAGTTGTTGCTGGTCTCTGACCCAGTTTCTATGGCTATAGTCTAAGCCTCTCCTTGGCTGTCTTCAAAGGAATTGGGAGCAACATCTTTATGATCCTTAAAACAGGTCCACATCTGCTTTTGGGCATCCCTGTGCTGATAACTTGAGCTTCTCTCAGATTCCAGCCCTCCCTCACCCTGATTTTATATCCCCCTAGTCCTCAGATGATGCCATTTTCCCAGTTTCTCCCTGAGGAAGACACTGCTGACTACAGTTTTGGTCCCCACAAAGAGGCTGCCCCTGCTGGTTCCCAGGGGTGGTGGTTACCTGGTAATGGGGGAGGTGGAGGGGGCAAGGGCGGAGCTGGTggtggaggaagaggcaggaccTCCTCAGAGGGTGCGGCTGGAGCCAGAAGATCCAGGTCAGAGGGTGGCATGCCCTCACTCAGCTCTGCAGGGCCTACTCTGGCCAGGGCCTCACTGCCCACAGACTCCAGGCCCCGGACACTTGGCTCCAAATGGCATCGACGCTGGAaggcctcctccttctctttaaTGAGCCTTCGCAGGGTGTGTACCTGGTGGCTTGTGTTCTCGTATGTCTCCTGACAGGCAGACAGCACCATTAAGGGAAAAGTGGGCTGAAGGAATAGTCACTGCCCCTAGAGTGAGAATTCCTACCCAGGGTTCTCTTAACTAGGGTCTCTGTGAGTGTACTCAGAGGCTTAGAGTGGCAGAAGCCCAGGTGGGGGAATGGGGAAGCTGGAAGGCAGCAAAACAAAAGAGGCAAGCAGAagctgcctcctccctctgctgtcACCCTGAAGTGTCCTCTCTGCTCCAGCCAATTCTCACTGCATGGACCCCTCAAAGCCCAGGGAAAAAGGCTGCCCCTGTGAAACTCTCCTTAATCTACCACCGGTCTAAAATAGCTGCTCTCTCCATAGCCCTTTGGgccttattttgttttactttcactTGACCTTGTATAATGGCTCAATTGGAAGCCCCCTATAAACAAGACCCTGTTTTAACCACCTCTGTATCCTCCACAGCTCCCAATACAATGCTTAGCAGAAGCTGGGCAGATACATATTGAGCTCAACACAGCCAGCATATATTCTTCTGGAAGAGAAGGTAGGATGGGGACATGACTTTATAATGAACAAAAAGTCAGGTGAGAATACAGGAGAGAATGAAATATGAAGAGCACCTGCCCTGCCAATTTAGGCTACCTGGTGGACATCCTAATACACGAAGCACCTGGTCCCTCTGCCCCTGCTCATTAAGCATGGCTTGGGGAGGAACATGGGGGTAGACGGGAGAAAAATCAATGGGATAGGCTGGTAGAAGGAGGCTGGGTTGGAACTCCAGAATATTCGTGGGTGCCCCAGCTGCTCCCACCCTCTTATGTGTGTGTCTGGCTCACACTGGCTTCAGCTTTCCTCTCCAACTAGAAAAATGGGGTGAAATCATCAGCCCACCCAGACCTAAGTACCTCAAGGGTGAATCAAGATCTAAATCCTAAAGAACTTGATATGActcagggaaaaaaagcaaaaccccaaGGCCCTGGAGCCCAGGATCAGTCAGGGACTGCCTTCCCAGAGTACTTGTACCTTGATGCTCTCTAGCTCCTTCTCCCGCTGCAGCAGCTGCTTCTCTAGCTCTGCCACCCGCATCATGTTTTCATTCTCTAGGTCCAGAAGCTTCTCTGTGAGCTGCACAACAGGAAGGGCAGGTTCTGTGCTGGCCCTAAAGCCTGGGCACTCAGCACAGCCTGAACCCTAGTCAAGACCTGAGTCCAACCCCTCAACACAAGGCCACA carries:
- the FMNL3 gene encoding formin-like protein 3 isoform X2; the encoded protein is MGNLESAEGGPGESPSVPLLLPPGKMPMPEPCELEERFALVLSSMNLPPDKARLLRQYDNEKKWDLICDQERFQVKNPPHTYIQKLQSFLDPSVTRKKFRRRVQESTKVLRELEISLRTNHIGWVREFLNDENKGLDVLVDYLSFAQCSVMYSTLPGRRALKNSRLVSQKDDVHVCILCLRAIMNYQYGFNLVMSHPHAVNEIALSLNNKNPRTKALVLELLAAVCLVRGGHEIILAAFDNFKEVCKELHRFEKLMEYFRNEDSNIDFMVACMQFINIVVHSVEDMNFRVHLQYEFTKLGLEEFLQSRHTESEKLQVQIQAYLDNVFDVGGLLEDAETKNVALEKVEELEEHVSHLTEKLLDLENENMMRVAELEKQLLQREKELESIKETYENTSHQVHTLRRLIKEKEEAFQRRCHLEPSVRGLESVGSEALARVGPAELSEGMPPSDLDLLAPAAPSEEVLPLPPPPAPPLPPPPPPLPDKCPPAPPLPGAAPSVVLTVGLSAIRIKKPIKTKFRLPVFNWTALKPNQISGTVFSELDDEKILEDLDLDKFEELFKTKAQGPALDLICSKNKTAQKAASKVTLLEANRAKNLAITLRKAGRSAEEICRAIHTFDLQTLPVDFVECLMRFLPTEAEVKLLRQYERERQPLEELAAEDRFMLLFSKVERLTQRMAGMAFLGNFQDNLQMLTPQLNAIIAASASVKSSQKLKQMLEIILALGNYMNSSKRGAVYGFKLQSLDLLLDTKSTDRKMTLLHFIALTVKEKYPDLANFWHELHFVEKAAAVSLENVLLDVKELGRGMELIRRECSIHDNSVLRNFLSTNEGKLDKLQRDAKTAEEAYNAVVRYFGESPKTTPPSVFFPVFVRFIRSYKEAEQENEARKKQEEVMREKQLAQEAKKLDAKTPSQRNKWQQQELIAELRRRQAKEHRPVYEGKDGTIEDIITGLHCQPMVVRHQARSAAPPSGPPRAPGPH
- the FMNL3 gene encoding formin-like protein 3 isoform X1; amino-acid sequence: MGNLESAEGGPGESPSVPLLLPPGKMPMPEPCELEERFALVLSSMNLPPDKARLLRQYDNEKKWDLICDQERFQVKNPPHTYIQKLQSFLDPSVTRKKFRRRVQESTKVLRELEISLRTNHIGWVREFLNDENKGLDVLVDYLSFAQCSVMYSTLPGRRALKNSRLVSQKDDVHVCILCLRAIMNYQYGFNLVMSHPHAVNEIALSLNNKNPRTKALVLELLAAVCLVRGGHEIILAAFDNFKEVCKELHRFEKLMEYFRNEDSNIDFMVACMQFINIVVHSVEDMNFRVHLQYEFTKLGLEEFLQKSRHTESEKLQVQIQAYLDNVFDVGGLLEDAETKNVALEKVEELEEHVSHLTEKLLDLENENMMRVAELEKQLLQREKELESIKETYENTSHQVHTLRRLIKEKEEAFQRRCHLEPSVRGLESVGSEALARVGPAELSEGMPPSDLDLLAPAAPSEEVLPLPPPPAPPLPPPPPPLPDKCPPAPPLPGAAPSVVLTVGLSAIRIKKPIKTKFRLPVFNWTALKPNQISGTVFSELDDEKILEDLDLDKFEELFKTKAQGPALDLICSKNKTAQKAASKVTLLEANRAKNLAITLRKAGRSAEEICRAIHTFDLQTLPVDFVECLMRFLPTEAEVKLLRQYERERQPLEELAAEDRFMLLFSKVERLTQRMAGMAFLGNFQDNLQMLTPQLNAIIAASASVKSSQKLKQMLEIILALGNYMNSSKRGAVYGFKLQSLDLLLDTKSTDRKMTLLHFIALTVKEKYPDLANFWHELHFVEKAAAVSLENVLLDVKELGRGMELIRRECSIHDNSVLRNFLSTNEGKLDKLQRDAKTAEEAYNAVVRYFGESPKTTPPSVFFPVFVRFIRSYKEAEQENEARKKQEEVMREKQLAQEAKKLDAKTPSQRNKWQQQELIAELRRRQAKEHRPVYEGKDGTIEDIITGLHCQPMVVRHQARSAAPPSGPPRAPGPH
- the FMNL3 gene encoding formin-like protein 3 isoform X3; its protein translation is MLRRVREGIRKSSMNLPPDKARLLRQYDNEKKWDLICDQERFQVKNPPHTYIQKLQSFLDPSVTRKKFRRRVQESTKVLRELEISLRTNHIGWVREFLNDENKGLDVLVDYLSFAQCSVMYSTLPGRRALKNSRLVSQKDDVHVCILCLRAIMNYQYGFNLVMSHPHAVNEIALSLNNKNPRTKALVLELLAAVCLVRGGHEIILAAFDNFKEVCKELHRFEKLMEYFRNEDSNIDFMVACMQFINIVVHSVEDMNFRVHLQYEFTKLGLEEFLQKSRHTESEKLQVQIQAYLDNVFDVGGLLEDAETKNVALEKVEELEEHVSHLTEKLLDLENENMMRVAELEKQLLQREKELESIKETYENTSHQVHTLRRLIKEKEEAFQRRCHLEPSVRGLESVGSEALARVGPAELSEGMPPSDLDLLAPAAPSEEVLPLPPPPAPPLPPPPPPLPDKCPPAPPLPGAAPSVVLTVGLSAIRIKKPIKTKFRLPVFNWTALKPNQISGTVFSELDDEKILEDLDLDKFEELFKTKAQGPALDLICSKNKTAQKAASKVTLLEANRAKNLAITLRKAGRSAEEICRAIHTFDLQTLPVDFVECLMRFLPTEAEVKLLRQYERERQPLEELAAEDRFMLLFSKVERLTQRMAGMAFLGNFQDNLQMLTPQLNAIIAASASVKSSQKLKQMLEIILALGNYMNSSKRGAVYGFKLQSLDLLLDTKSTDRKMTLLHFIALTVKEKYPDLANFWHELHFVEKAAAVSLENVLLDVKELGRGMELIRRECSIHDNSVLRNFLSTNEGKLDKLQRDAKTAEEAYNAVVRYFGESPKTTPPSVFFPVFVRFIRSYKEAEQENEARKKQEEVMREKQLAQEAKKLDAKTPSQRNKWQQQELIAELRRRQAKEHRPVYEGKDGTIEDIITGLHCQPMVVRHQARSAAPPSGPPRAPGPH
- the FMNL3 gene encoding formin-like protein 3 isoform X4 — its product is MGNLESAEGGPGESPSVPLLLPPGKMPMPEPCELEERFALVLSSMNLPPDKARLLRQYDNEKKWDLICDQERFQVKNPPHTYIQKLQSFLDPSVTRKKFRRRVQESTKVLRELEISLRTNHIGWVREFLNDENKGLDVLVDYLSFAQCSVMYSTLPGRRALKNSRLVSQKDDVHVCILCLRAIMNYQYGFNLVMSHPHAVNEIALSLNNKNPRTKALVLELLAAVCLVRGGHEIILAAFDNFKEVCKELHRFEKLMEYFRNEDSNIDFMVACMQFINIVVHSVEDMNFRVHLQYEFTKLGLEEFLQKSRHTESEKLQVQIQAYLDNVFDVGGLLEDAETKNVALEKVEELEEHVSHLTEKLLDLENENMMRVAELEKQLLQREKELESIKETYENTSHQVHTLRRLIKEKEEAFQRRCHLEPSVRGLESVGSEALARVGPAELSEGMPPSDLDLLAPAAPSEEVLPLPPPPAPPLPPPPPPLPDKCPPAPPLPGAAPSVVLTVGLSAIRIKKPIKTKFRLPVFNWTALKPNQISGTVFSELDDEKILEDLDLDKFEELFKTKAQGPALDLICSKNKTAQKAASKVTLLEANRAKNLAITLRKAGRSAEEICRAIHTFDLQTLPVDFVECLMRFLPTEAEVKLLRQYERERQPLEELAAEDRFMLLFSKVERLTQRMAGMAFLGNFQDNLQMLTPQLNAIIAASASVKSSQKLKQMLEIILALGNYMNSSKRGAVYGFKLQSLDLLLDTKSTDRKMTLLHFIALTVKEKYPDLANFWHELHFVEKAAAVSLENVLLDVKELGRGMELIRRECSIHDNSVLRNFLSTNEGKLDKLQRDAKTAEEAYNAVVRYFGESPKTTPPSVFFPVFVRFIRSYKEAEQENEARKKQEEVMREKQLAQEAKKLDAKTPSQRNKWQQQELIAELRRRQAKEHRPVYEGKDGTIEDIITVLKSVPFTARTAKRGSRFFCDAAHHDESNC